A single window of Agromyces aureus DNA harbors:
- a CDS encoding GNAT family N-acetyltransferase, translating into MADFTIRPAVVSDGSFLADMVVEAANWRAGSIRPRPSVLSDPVYRNYIAGWQRPADRGFVAVDAHGRPIGAAWYRLLASDVAAHGFVAAGVPELIIGVRPVWRAQGVGRALIRSLTEVARTAGFARLALSVEHGNHAESLYRSEGFSVVGSRGNRDTMVRLLS; encoded by the coding sequence ATGGCGGACTTCACGATTCGCCCGGCTGTCGTGAGCGACGGATCCTTCCTCGCCGACATGGTGGTCGAGGCGGCGAACTGGCGGGCGGGCTCGATCCGCCCGCGACCCTCGGTGCTGAGCGACCCGGTGTACCGCAACTACATCGCGGGCTGGCAGCGCCCGGCCGATCGCGGTTTCGTCGCGGTCGACGCGCACGGGCGGCCGATCGGCGCCGCGTGGTACCGGCTGCTGGCGTCCGACGTCGCCGCGCACGGATTCGTCGCCGCGGGTGTGCCCGAGCTCATCATCGGCGTTCGCCCGGTCTGGCGCGCGCAGGGCGTCGGGCGGGCGCTGATCCGGTCGTTGACGGAGGTCGCGCGCACCGCGGGCTTCGCACGCCTCGCACTGAGCGTCGAGCACGGCAACCATGCCGAGAGCCTGTACCGCAGCGAGGGGTTCTCGGTGGTCGGCTCGCGCGGCAACCGCGACACGATGGTGCGGCTGCTGTCCTGA
- a CDS encoding helix-turn-helix domain-containing protein, producing the protein MVLVRQEIGDVLRDFRLQKGRTLRQVASKASVALGYLSEVERGQKEASSEILASVADALDTPISVIMHEVGDRLAVLESLSVVPDSLSDELVAEFDAGLMVR; encoded by the coding sequence ATGGTTCTGGTTCGACAGGAGATCGGCGATGTGTTGAGGGACTTCCGACTGCAGAAGGGCCGCACGCTTCGTCAGGTCGCGTCCAAGGCCAGCGTGGCGCTCGGCTACCTCAGCGAGGTGGAGCGCGGTCAGAAGGAGGCCTCTTCCGAGATCCTCGCCTCGGTCGCCGATGCGCTCGACACGCCCATCTCGGTGATCATGCACGAGGTCGGAGACCGTCTCGCGGTGCTCGAGAGCCTCTCGGTCGTGCCCGACAGCCTTTCCGACGAGCTCGTCGCCGAGTTCGACGCCGGCTTGATGGTTCGCTGA
- the pgsA gene encoding CDP-diacylglycerol--glycerol-3-phosphate 3-phosphatidyltransferase codes for MTSSAGSPSRSANWNLPNAITIVRILLAPIFFWMLLVDDGADGALRWWAAVLFIVAIATDGIDGHIARSRGLVTDLGKILDPIADKLLTSGALVCLSILGELPWWVTAIIVVREVGITVWRLVELRRGNVVPASSGGKLKTVVQAVAISFALVPLWTIFGDWIHWVNVVLMTAAVVLTLWSGLLYVRDAIRLARSQRTDGPAGTGR; via the coding sequence ATGACCTCCTCCGCCGGAAGCCCCTCGCGATCGGCGAACTGGAACCTTCCGAACGCCATCACGATCGTGCGCATCCTCCTCGCGCCGATCTTCTTCTGGATGCTCCTCGTCGACGACGGGGCAGACGGTGCCCTCCGCTGGTGGGCGGCGGTCCTGTTCATCGTCGCGATCGCGACCGACGGCATCGACGGCCACATCGCGCGTTCGCGCGGCCTCGTCACCGATCTCGGCAAGATCCTCGACCCGATCGCCGACAAGCTCCTCACGAGCGGTGCCCTCGTCTGCCTCTCGATCCTGGGCGAGCTGCCGTGGTGGGTCACGGCGATCATCGTCGTCCGCGAGGTCGGCATCACGGTGTGGCGGCTCGTCGAGCTCCGACGCGGCAACGTCGTGCCCGCGTCATCCGGCGGCAAGCTGAAGACCGTGGTGCAGGCGGTCGCGATCTCGTTCGCGCTCGTGCCGCTCTGGACGATCTTCGGCGACTGGATCCACTGGGTCAACGTCGTGCTGATGACCGCGGCCGTCGTGCTCACCCTCTGGTCGGGCCTGCTCTACGTGCGCGACGCGATCCGCCTGGCGCGCAGCCAGCGCACCGACGGCCCGGCCGGCACCGGCCGCTGA
- a CDS encoding FtsK/SpoIIIE family DNA translocase, whose translation MATSTRSNGRASGTPARAGSRSTSAKASSAKTAPTKKLPATTTRATSAKGAAAASDRPNLLVRMWMGLAHVTGGAARALGPETLSKEERRDGLPFFLVLLALVGAVVEWFFINEPLAQAFDTWTFGGLFGRVAFALPVILLVFAVWLFRHPSSVHDNTRIGIGLGILLLSVSALCHLFGGRPAPSEGMPVLARAGGILGWMLAEPLALLITQVGATIAVIVLLLLSLLIITKTPPNRIPARFRELYAWLFGAPEPDEAAVAERANAEKPKRGRKSVPVELDGLDSLDAADGDDADGGKAGMLPWWRRNESNREVDPEFEAPGADGLTAVFGEAPGAGAFDSPIDGAGGGTAYGAEVLDDLQRAESALQHFTGDVPRGGTALKDDDAGATGVLSVFEGDVPGAAAAAGGSAVSEAAPVGTPDADEPDRPYNLPAASTLAAGAPAKSRSAANDEVVRQITGVLDQFGVDAKVTGFSRGPTVTQYEIELGPGVKVERVIALSKNLAYAVASNEVRILSPIPGKSAIGVEIPNADREIVTLGDILRSGAAAHAKHPMTIGVGKDVGGGHVVANLAKMPHLLVAGSTGSGKSSFVNSMITSLLMRAKPSDVRMVLIDPKRVELAPYAGVPHLITPIITNPKKAAEALQWVVKEMDMRYDDLASFGFRHIDDFNKAVVNNEIVLPPGSERKLKPYPYLLVVVDELADLMMVAPRDVEDSIVRITQLARASGIHLVLATQRPSVDVVTGLIKANVPSRLAFAVTSVTDSRVILDQPGADKLIGQGDGLFLPMGASKPVRVQGAWVSEAEIEKVVTHVTRQARPDYRQDVAASVERKEIDADIGDDLELLLAAAELVVSTQFGSTSMLQRKLRVGFAKAGRLMDLLESREIVGPSEGSKARDLLVTADQLPGVLARLRGEEPAGRPAAPSPAAAPAAAVPTGPSPTEGYDADDRYDGDPVARATQGLPEIEGDSDEDAWGLTGRD comes from the coding sequence ATGGCTACGAGCACCAGGTCGAACGGACGTGCCTCCGGCACGCCCGCGCGCGCGGGTTCGAGGTCGACGAGTGCGAAGGCGTCGAGCGCGAAGACCGCGCCGACGAAGAAGCTGCCCGCCACGACCACGCGCGCGACCTCCGCGAAGGGGGCGGCCGCGGCATCCGATCGTCCGAATCTCCTCGTGCGCATGTGGATGGGCCTGGCGCACGTCACGGGCGGCGCCGCGCGCGCGCTCGGCCCCGAGACGCTCAGCAAAGAGGAGCGGCGCGACGGATTGCCGTTCTTCCTCGTGCTGCTCGCCCTGGTCGGCGCGGTCGTCGAGTGGTTCTTCATCAACGAGCCCCTCGCCCAGGCGTTCGACACCTGGACCTTCGGCGGGCTGTTCGGCCGGGTGGCCTTCGCGCTGCCCGTGATCCTGCTCGTGTTCGCCGTGTGGCTGTTCCGGCACCCGAGTTCGGTGCACGACAACACGCGCATCGGCATCGGCCTCGGAATCCTGCTGCTGTCGGTCTCGGCGCTGTGCCATCTCTTCGGCGGGCGCCCGGCGCCCAGCGAGGGCATGCCGGTGCTGGCGCGCGCCGGCGGCATCCTCGGGTGGATGCTGGCCGAGCCGCTCGCCCTGCTCATCACGCAGGTGGGCGCGACGATCGCCGTCATCGTTCTCCTGCTGCTCTCGCTCCTGATCATCACCAAGACCCCGCCGAATCGCATCCCGGCCCGGTTCCGCGAGCTGTACGCCTGGCTGTTCGGCGCCCCCGAGCCCGACGAGGCCGCGGTCGCCGAGCGCGCGAACGCCGAGAAGCCGAAGCGCGGGCGCAAGTCGGTGCCGGTCGAGCTCGACGGGCTCGACTCGCTCGATGCGGCCGATGGCGACGACGCCGACGGCGGCAAGGCCGGCATGCTGCCGTGGTGGCGCCGCAACGAGTCCAACCGCGAGGTCGACCCCGAGTTCGAGGCGCCCGGCGCCGACGGGCTCACGGCGGTGTTCGGCGAGGCGCCGGGAGCCGGTGCGTTCGACTCGCCCATCGACGGCGCGGGCGGCGGAACGGCCTACGGCGCCGAGGTGCTCGACGACCTGCAGCGGGCCGAGTCGGCCCTGCAGCACTTCACGGGCGACGTGCCGCGCGGCGGCACGGCCCTCAAAGACGACGACGCCGGCGCCACCGGCGTGCTCTCGGTGTTCGAGGGCGACGTGCCCGGTGCTGCGGCCGCCGCCGGCGGCTCGGCGGTCTCCGAAGCGGCGCCCGTCGGCACGCCCGACGCCGACGAGCCCGACCGGCCGTACAACCTTCCTGCGGCATCCACGCTCGCGGCCGGGGCACCGGCGAAGTCGCGCTCGGCGGCCAACGACGAAGTGGTCCGGCAGATCACGGGCGTGCTCGACCAGTTCGGCGTCGACGCCAAGGTCACGGGCTTCAGTCGAGGCCCGACGGTCACGCAGTACGAGATCGAACTCGGGCCGGGCGTCAAGGTCGAGCGGGTCATCGCGCTCTCGAAGAACCTCGCCTACGCGGTCGCGTCGAACGAGGTCCGCATCCTCTCGCCGATTCCGGGCAAGAGCGCGATCGGCGTCGAGATCCCGAACGCCGACCGCGAGATCGTCACGCTCGGCGACATCCTGCGCTCGGGCGCCGCGGCGCACGCCAAGCACCCGATGACCATCGGCGTCGGCAAAGACGTCGGCGGCGGCCATGTCGTCGCCAACCTCGCGAAGATGCCCCACCTGCTCGTCGCCGGATCCACCGGCTCGGGCAAGTCGAGCTTCGTGAACTCGATGATCACGTCGCTGCTCATGCGGGCGAAGCCCTCCGACGTGCGCATGGTGCTCATCGACCCCAAGCGCGTGGAGCTCGCACCTTACGCCGGCGTCCCGCACCTGATCACGCCCATCATCACGAACCCCAAGAAGGCCGCAGAGGCGCTGCAGTGGGTCGTCAAAGAGATGGACATGCGCTACGACGACCTCGCGTCGTTCGGGTTCCGCCACATCGACGACTTCAACAAGGCCGTCGTCAACAACGAGATCGTGCTGCCGCCCGGCAGCGAGCGCAAGCTGAAGCCGTACCCGTACCTGCTCGTCGTGGTCGATGAGCTGGCCGACCTCATGATGGTCGCCCCGCGCGACGTCGAGGACTCGATCGTCCGGATCACGCAGCTCGCCCGGGCCTCCGGCATCCACCTCGTGCTCGCCACGCAGCGGCCGTCGGTCGACGTCGTCACGGGCCTCATCAAGGCGAACGTCCCGTCGAGGCTCGCGTTCGCGGTCACGAGCGTCACCGACTCGCGCGTCATCCTCGACCAACCCGGGGCCGACAAGCTCATCGGCCAGGGCGACGGCCTCTTCCTGCCGATGGGCGCGTCGAAGCCGGTGCGCGTGCAGGGTGCGTGGGTCAGTGAGGCCGAGATCGAGAAGGTCGTCACGCACGTGACGCGTCAGGCCCGACCCGACTACCGCCAGGATGTCGCGGCCTCCGTCGAGCGCAAAGAGATCGATGCCGACATCGGCGACGACCTCGAACTGCTGCTCGCCGCGGCCGAACTCGTGGTCTCGACGCAGTTCGGTTCCACGTCGATGCTGCAGCGCAAGCTCCGCGTCGGCTTCGCCAAGGCCGGCCGCCTCATGGACCTCCTGGAGTCGCGCGAGATCGTCGGGCCCTCCGAGGGTTCGAAGGCGCGCGACCTGCTCGTGACCGCCGATCAACTGCCCGGAGTGCTCGCGCGACTGCGCGGCGAGGAGCCGGCCGGCCGTCCTGCGGCGCCTTCGCCCGCTGCTGCACCCGCAGCGGCGGTTCCGACGGGTCCGTCGCCGACCGAGGGGTACGACGCCGACGACCGCTACGACGGCGATCCGGTCGCTCGTGCAACGCAGGGCCTGCCCGAGATCGAGGGCGACTCCGACGAAGACGCCTGGGGACTCACGGGCCGCGACTGA
- a CDS encoding CinA family protein: protein MPRPHVDAAAELVALLTARGLSIAVAESLTGGLVVAELVRVPGASAVVHGGVVAYATPVKQSVLGVPAELLAREGAVHPDVAAAMAEGVRRVLAVDGVPAAVGVSTTGVAGPDPQDGKRPGLVFVAVSLGNRTEVRELALQGGRDEIRRATVDAAVAMAVEAVLAGIGASDPSS, encoded by the coding sequence ATGCCGCGGCCTCACGTCGACGCAGCCGCCGAGCTCGTCGCACTCCTCACCGCCAGAGGGCTGAGCATCGCGGTGGCCGAGTCGTTGACCGGCGGCCTCGTCGTGGCCGAGCTCGTGCGCGTGCCCGGTGCATCCGCTGTGGTGCACGGGGGAGTGGTCGCCTATGCGACGCCCGTGAAGCAGTCGGTGCTGGGCGTTCCGGCCGAACTGCTGGCGCGCGAGGGCGCCGTCCATCCGGACGTCGCGGCCGCGATGGCCGAGGGGGTGCGCCGTGTGCTCGCGGTCGACGGAGTACCCGCGGCGGTCGGCGTCTCGACGACCGGTGTCGCCGGTCCCGACCCGCAGGACGGGAAGCGCCCGGGTCTGGTGTTCGTCGCGGTCTCCCTCGGCAACCGCACCGAGGTGCGTGAGCTCGCGCTGCAAGGCGGGCGTGACGAGATCCGTCGCGCGACAGTCGATGCCGCGGTCGCGATGGCCGTCGAGGCCGTGCTCGCGGGCATCGGCGCATCCGATCCGTCGTCCTGA
- a CDS encoding DUF3046 domain-containing protein, with protein sequence MKLSEFQIAVEQEFGAGYGAVVVNDLVLAGAGGRTAREALAAGVQARTVWLALCDAADVPEERRHGAGRSDPSAAR encoded by the coding sequence TTGAAGCTGAGTGAGTTCCAGATCGCCGTCGAGCAGGAGTTCGGGGCGGGGTACGGTGCGGTCGTCGTCAACGACCTCGTGCTCGCCGGAGCAGGAGGCCGCACGGCGCGCGAGGCGCTCGCCGCCGGCGTTCAGGCCCGCACGGTGTGGCTCGCGCTCTGCGACGCTGCCGACGTGCCCGAGGAGCGCCGACACGGTGCTGGGCGTTCGGATCCCTCGGCTGCGCGCTGA
- a CDS encoding ABC transporter permease, whose product MMPFLGRTFTGIASTFVESAEELRVHRTRVLLSLVGVAIAVFALTTVLGAAAVAQQALNESNERSSGRPAMLSASIYATSPDGGTIDQARMTEVWQTAVARHGIEYETRIGYGALSAQFVDGVTQVDSTIVDADYGIMHRTPMQDGSWFVGSDADRLAPALVVNVPFWQRLGSPAIASHPTVELRGADGPVTAVVIGVVRTSDYETYPRSFVLADAAERLGLSGGDPSGFAGGFDNGYQYEAWVPVDVADELALRLQGELQAGAPGLEASVNRQDYLAWEGGDALLVLKLVVAGVAVVILLLGALGLVTISLVTVKYRIREIGIRRSFGATSGRVFFSVMMESVVGTAIAGGIGVALAIVAVKSPMFEQLVGQGMVEDFPPFPIDAALIGIGSSVLVGALAGLLPALTAVRVRVIDAIRF is encoded by the coding sequence ATGATGCCGTTCCTGGGGCGCACCTTCACGGGTATCGCGTCGACCTTCGTCGAGTCGGCCGAAGAACTGCGCGTCCACCGCACGCGCGTGCTGCTCTCGCTCGTCGGCGTCGCGATCGCGGTGTTCGCGTTGACGACCGTGCTCGGGGCGGCTGCGGTCGCGCAGCAGGCGCTGAACGAGAGCAACGAGCGCAGCTCGGGTCGACCCGCGATGCTCTCCGCGAGTATCTACGCCACCTCGCCCGACGGCGGCACGATCGACCAGGCCCGGATGACCGAGGTCTGGCAGACCGCGGTCGCCCGGCACGGCATCGAATACGAGACGAGGATCGGGTACGGCGCGCTCTCGGCCCAGTTCGTCGACGGCGTGACCCAGGTCGACTCGACGATCGTCGATGCCGATTACGGCATCATGCATCGCACGCCCATGCAGGACGGCTCGTGGTTCGTCGGCTCCGATGCCGACCGGCTCGCTCCGGCGCTCGTGGTCAACGTGCCGTTCTGGCAGCGCCTCGGCTCGCCGGCGATCGCGTCGCATCCGACGGTCGAGCTCCGAGGCGCCGACGGCCCGGTGACGGCGGTCGTGATCGGGGTCGTCCGCACCTCCGACTACGAGACGTATCCGCGATCGTTCGTGCTGGCCGACGCGGCCGAACGCCTCGGGCTGAGCGGCGGGGATCCGAGCGGCTTCGCGGGCGGATTCGACAACGGCTACCAGTACGAGGCCTGGGTGCCCGTCGACGTCGCCGACGAGCTCGCGCTGCGCCTGCAGGGCGAGCTGCAGGCCGGGGCGCCGGGCCTCGAGGCGAGCGTGAACCGGCAGGACTACCTGGCGTGGGAGGGCGGCGACGCGCTGCTCGTGCTGAAGCTCGTCGTCGCGGGTGTCGCCGTGGTGATCCTGCTGCTCGGCGCGCTCGGTCTCGTGACGATCTCGCTCGTCACGGTGAAGTACCGCATCCGCGAGATCGGCATCCGGCGCAGCTTCGGGGCGACCAGCGGCCGCGTGTTCTTCTCGGTGATGATGGAGAGCGTCGTCGGCACTGCGATCGCGGGCGGCATCGGCGTCGCGCTCGCGATCGTCGCCGTGAAGAGTCCGATGTTCGAGCAGCTGGTCGGGCAGGGCATGGTCGAGGACTTCCCGCCGTTCCCGATCGACGCCGCGCTCATCGGCATCGGCAGCTCGGTGCTGGTGGGTGCGCTCGCCGGTCTGCTGCCCGCGCTCACGGCGGTGCGGGTGCGCGTGATCGACGCGATCCGGTTCTGA